A genomic window from Silene latifolia isolate original U9 population chromosome Y, ASM4854445v1, whole genome shotgun sequence includes:
- the LOC141630031 gene encoding uncharacterized protein LOC141630031 produces MTVIEYIKEFEKMSIVCDLEEKEELRVARFIKGLTPAIAKRVEIQNYEGFNDVCRLAWKFEKHDKAQKPHAYSKGQSSGTNSYSRPAPSKAKEIPKEEPKDKGKGVAEPKGSSLRRCFKCQGYGHIANECPQKRALTAQELCDLIPVFVTPEEETVQGNVETDGEGIVYDLDPLSDEECLVFAGSCANVVARDLVDELKLQTKDRVKPYKLHWLNGENGIQVKKQALVSLSLGPYLDEVWCDIIPMNACHILLGRPWQFDRKVEHDGRANVYSVVKGNVRYNLKPMSPNKIKESKTKKGSMFMEAREVEEALARGERTYVLLVRELGSVGVVECDASGVGIGAVLIQEKRPIAYLFEKLNGARLNYSTYDKEFYAIVRALDHWSHYLRPKPFILHSDHEALKHIHGQQKLNQRHAKWVEFLQSFTFSSKYKTGSSNVVADALSRRHSLLIELDARILGFEHIKELYKSDPEFSKEIIDPTGLYTVQDGYLFKGNRLCIPNGSIRELLVREAHGGAILWTLWS; encoded by the exons ATGACGGTGATCGAATACATCAAAGAATTCGAGAAGATGTCGATTGTATGCGATCTTGAGGAGAAAGAAGAGCTAAGGGTGGCGAGATTCATCAAGGGCCTAACACCCGCAATTGCTAAAAGAGTCGAGATCCAGAATTATGAAGGTTTTAATGATGTGTGTCGATTAGCATGGAAGTTCGAGAAACATGATAAGGCACAAAAACCTCATGCTTATTCCAAGGGACAAAGTTCGGGAACGAATTCATATTCCAGGCCAGCTCCTAGCAAGGCTAAAGAAATCCCGAAAGAAGAACCCAAGGACAAAGGAAAGGGTGTTGCCGAGCCAAAGGGGAGTTCTTTGAGACGTTGCTTCAAGTGTCAAGGCTATGGACATATAGCAAACGAATGCCCTCAGAAACGAGCCCTAACAGCTCAAGAATTATGTGATTTGATCCCCGTATTTGTCACGCCAGAGGAAGAAACAGTCCAAGGGAATGTTGAAACTGATGGTGAAGGAATAGTCTatgatttggatccgttgagtgaCGAGGAGTGTTTAGTCTTTGC TGGATCGTGTGCTAATGTAGTAGCAAGGGACCTTGTTGATGAACTAAAATTGCAAACTAAAGACCGAGTTAAACCATATAAATTGCATTGGCTGAATGGGGAGAATGGGATTCAAGTTAAGAAACAAGCCTTAGTTTCGTTGAGTTTAGGACCCTATcttgatgaggtgtggtgcgatATAATTCCTATGAATGCATGCCACATTCTGTTGGGTAGGCCTTGGCAATTCGATAGAAAGGTTGAACATGACGGGAGAGCCAATGTGTATAGTGTGGTGAAGGGTAATGTGAGATATAATCTGAAACCTATGTCACCTAACAAGATTAAAGAGTCTAAAACAAAGAAGGGGAGTATGTTTATGGAGGCTCGGGAGGTTGAGGAAGCTTTAGCTCGTGGAGAACGAACTTATGTGCTGCTGGTTCGTGAATTGGGGTCCGTTGGTGTGG tcgagtgtgatgcaAGTGGTGTTGGAATTGGTGCCGTGTTAATACAAGAAAAGAGGCCTATTGCGTATTTATTTGAGAAACTAAACGGTGCAAGGTTGAACTATTCAACTTATGACAAGGAGTTTTATGCAATCGTGAGAGCATTGgatcattggagtcattatctgcGTCCGAAACCGTTTATTTTACATTCTGATCACGAGGCTCTTAAACACATCCATGGACAGCAAAAGTTAAATcaaagacatgccaaatgggttgaaTTTTTGCAATCATTCACGTTTTCTTCAAAGTACAAGACGGGAAGTTCTAATGTCGTGGCTGATGCATTATCACGAAGGCATTCATTATTGATTGAGTTGGATGCGAGGATTCTTGGTTTCGAACATATCAAGGAACTGTACAAGTCTGATCCAGAATTTTCAAAGGAAATCATTGATCCAACAGGTTTGTATACTGTTCAGGATGGCTATCTTTTCAAGGGTAATCGGCTATGCATTCCGAATGGGTCGATTAGGGAGTTGTTGGTACGAGAAGCTCATGGCGGGGCTATTCTTTGGACACTTTGGAGTTAA
- the LOC141630032 gene encoding uncharacterized protein LOC141630032 — MTVTEYIKEFEKMSIVCDLEEKEELRVARFIKGLTPAIAKRVEIQNYEGFNDVCRLAWKFEKHDKAQKPHAYSKGQSSGTNSYSRPAPSKAKEIPKEEPKDKGKGVAEPKGSSLRQEETVQGNVETDGEGIVYDLDPLSDEECLVLRNLHMETSGSCANVVARDLVDELKLQTKDRVKPYKLHWLNGENGIQVKKQALVSLSLGPYTDEVWCDIIPMNACHILLGRPWQFDRKVEHDGRANVYSVVKGNVRYNLKPMSPNKIKESKTKKGSMFMEAREVEEALARGERTYVFAVECDASGVGIGAVLIQEKRPIAYFSEKLNGARLNYSTYDKEFYAIVRALDHWSHYLRPKPFILHSDHEALKHIHGQQKLNQRHAKWVEFLQSFTFSSKYKTGSSNVVADALSRRHSLLIELDARILGFEHIKEPVQVDPRIFKGNH, encoded by the exons ATGACGGTGACTGAATACATCAAAGAATTCGAGAAGATGTCGATTGTATGCGATCTTGAGGAGAAAGAAGAGCTAAGGGTGGCGAGATTCATCAAGGGCCTAACACCCGCAATTGCTAAAAGAGTCGAGATCCAGAATTATGAAGGTTTTAATGATGTGTGTCGATTAGCATGGAAGTTCGAGAAACATGATAAGGCACAAAAACCTCATGCTTATTCCAAGGGACAAAGTTCGGGAACGAATTCATATTCCAGGCCAGCTCCTAGCAAGGCTAAAGAAATCCCGAAAGAAGAACCCAAGGACAAAGGAAAGGGTGTTGCCGAGCCAAAGGGGAGTTCTTTGAGAC AGGAAGAAACAGTCCAAGGGAATGTTGAAACTGATGGTGAAGGAATAGTCTatgatttggatccgttgagtgaCGAGGAGTGTTTAGTGCTGCGTAATTTGCATATGGAAACGAG TGGATCGTGTGCTAATGTAGTAGCAAGGGACCTTGTTGATGAACTAAAATTGCAAACTAAAGACCGAGTTAAACCATATAAATTGCATTGGCTGAATGGGGAGAATGGGATTCAAGTTAAGAAACAAGCCTTAGTTTCGTTGAGTTTAGGACCCTatactgatgaggtgtggtgcgatATAATTCCTATGAATGCATGCCACATTCTGTTGGGTAGGCCTTGGCAATTCGATAGAAAGGTTGAACATGACGGGAGAGCCAATGTGTATAGTGTGGTGAAGGGTAATGTGAGATATAATCTGAAACCTATGTCACCTAACAAGATTAAAGAGTCTAAAACAAAGAAGGGGAGTATGTTTATGGAGGCTCGGGAGGTTGAGGAAGCTTTAGCTCGTGGAGAACGAACTTATGTCTTTGCTG tcgagtgtgatgcaAGTGGTGTTGGAATTGGTGCCGTGTTAATACAAGAAAAGAGGCCTATTGCGTATTTCAGCGAGAAACTAAACGGTGCAAGGTTGAACTATTCAACTTATGACAAGGAGTTTTATGCAATCGTGAGAGCATTGgatcattggagtcattatctgcGTCCGAAACCGTTTATTTTACATTCTGATCACGAGGCTCTTAAACACATCCATGGACAGCAAAAGTTAAATcaaagacatgccaaatgggttgaaTTTTTGCAATCATTCACGTTTTCTTCAAAGTACAAGACGGGAAGTTCTAATGTCGTGGCTGATGCATTATCACGAAGGCATTCATTATTGATTGAGTTGGATGCGAGGATTCTTGGTTTCGAACATATCAAGGAACCTGTACAAGTCGATCCGAGAATTTTCAAAGGAAATCATTGA